Part of the Methylomonas sp. AM2-LC genome, AGATAAGCGCCCAAACCTAAAATTAAAGACTGAATGCTAAGGCGGTAAAATTTAGATAGCGCGGTAATCAAGCCACCTTTAGCATTGGCACGAAGTTGCAGGTCTAAATGTTGGTTTTGTCTTTGTCGCCAGCGTTCTCTTACCTGTGGCAGCATGCCCATGGCATCGATGACTTCGGCGTTACGTAAATTGGCTTGTGTCATTTGCTGAGCCGCAATCGATTCTTTAGACGCATTTTCCAGATCATCTTTAGTTGCATATTCGTTCCAGACGGCAAAGCCGGTTAATATTAATGCCGAAATAATCGCGGTCAGGCCAAAATATGGATGGAACAGAAATAGCAAAACAATAAAAATAGGTAGCCAAGGGGCGTCGAAAAATGCAAATAAACCCGGTCCAGTTAGAAACTGTCTTACCATCTGTAAATCGGTCAAGGGCTGTGCGGTCATGCCTTTTCCGGAGGTTAAACTTTGGCTAAACAAGGCATTATAAATGCGGCTGTTGAGTAAGTTGTCCAGTTTGTTGCCGGTCACATTCATAATCTGTGAACGTGTCCATTCCAATCCTCCCATGACCATTAATAAAAACAGGGTAATTAGGGTGAGCATTAGCAGGGTTGATTCACTACTGGATGCCATGACCCGGTCATACACTTGCAGCATATATATCGAAGGAATGAGTAACAGTAAGTTTATAAATAGACTGAATATACCTACTGAAATAAAGGCAGATTTGCAAAGCAGTAGCGCTTGCTTAATTTCTGATTGTGGTTTGGATAGATTGCTGTCAGTAGTATTGACCATGTTTAGGCAGAAAATGAGTTAAGCAGAGTGGTGTATAACAATGCCGAGGTTCAGTTTGGTTGGTAAAACCAAACCATGCTACATCTATAGTTTTATGTTAAAAATCCCAGTATTTTATAAGATATTGATAGTGTTTATATTGATGGTTTACTTATAATATTTGTTACAACTTAGACTCTTAATTGGCTACTCGCTTTGGTATAAGTTATAAGTTTAGCGTTACATGGCTGTCCTAGCTTTAATATTTAGGATAATACAAAAAATTAAAAATTACGTTTACAACTTCGATTTTAATTACATGCAATCTAAATGTCCTGAATAAGCAGGCTAAATACCTTAAACAGTATAGCAGTAAATAATTAAATAAAATTTATGTTGCTGCCTGTTGGATATGCGCAGAAAACGATTTAAATAGACTGATATGCATGTTTAATTGGTTTTTTTCGAAAATAATCATTGAAAAAAACTTGAGTTGTGGTGGGGAGTATTTTTTGAAAATGTAGCCCAGCTATCATTATTGAACGCTGGGATATCACTTTATGTTGCAAGTTATCGATCAATATCAAGCTGAGCGGATACAGCTTGCTCAGCTTGATCTAGTCGATATAAAGAGGCTTATGCTCTCTTGTTTAACATTACCAGCAATATGAAGTGTGACATACACCAATATTAGCAGTGTAATATTGTTGGCTAGCGCACAGATCAATCTCATGGCTACAGCCAGTTGTATCTACACAAGAAGTAATGGCTGTTGGTGTTTGGCAAGCGTTTTGGGTAGTAAAACCATAGCCGCTAGCGCATTGTGATACCACTTCGTATTTGCCGCAGTCCAGATTGCCGAAGTCATAATTGCCGTGACAGTCACTTGTTGTTGTTGCAACTACTTGGTAAACATTGTTGATGCATTTTTCAAGTTTAACAGTTTCGCCGCAGTAGTTAGTATCATGGCCTGAGTCGTATACGCCAGTATGACAGTTATCAACCCATACATTACCTTTAACGTGGCAATTGGTTAAGCCGCCGTTAATATTCAGATTGTCATTGCAAGAGTTAACAGTAATAGTGCCTGTTTCTGCAAGGGTATTAACACTGACCAAATGAACATTATCAATAAAGGCACTGGAATTTGTATTTTGACTGCTACAGCAGAAAGCGCCACCTGTTGTTGCGGTGCCTTGTTCCAAGAACTCCAAAGTGCTTGAGGTGCCAGAGCCAGCAGTTACATTAAATGTATAAGTATGGAATGTAGAAGATGTTGGGTTAATAGTTCCAATTACGTTACCTCCCCACAATACTTCGATAGACGCAGCTGCTGCATGGGTACTGCAGTAGTTTTCAGCTGCATCAAATGACAATTGATAAGTTTGGCCTGCTGTAGTTGCAACATTTTGTGTTACGTAGTCGCTAGAACAAGCAGAGCCTCCAAACCATGAAGACCAGCATGAAAACTGGCCGACGCCTTGCAATTCCAGTACATCTGCGCCTGTAGCACCTGTCAGTCCTTGTGAGCTGGCAGTTACCACGTGCGCATGGCCTGATGGGTCGCTCCAGCCAGATAAGTTGCCGGTTTCGAAGCTGCCGTTGCTAATCAGATTGGTGGTTCCCAATATGGTTTGGTAGGTAAACTCAGAATTGTTGTCTGCATTAGCGGAGCCGCCCACATTAGCCAGTGTTAAGCTTTCACCTTTAGGTACATTCATCTCAACGATATAGGTACCCCAAGCGACATTGGCAAATTTATAATGTCCAGTTGAGTCTGTGGTAACAGTTATTGGCGTAAAGCCTGCTGAGGCACCCGTTCCAACCAAGGTTACTTGAATGCCAGACATGCCTTTTTCGCATGGAGCGTTAATCAAACCATTACCGTTGGTATCGTTCCAGATTTCACCGCCCAGATTGACAGTGCAAGGGGTAATGCCAGCATTTGTAGTAGTGGTTGTACCGCATGTAGTAATGGTTGTGGAGTAGCCATTATCATCCACTTGGGAAACAATGCTACCTGATGCTCCTGCGGTTGTTGGCTGTGTAAAATCGTCACCTTTAGGTGCTATTACTTCAATAATGTATGTACCCGGTGCTTCGGTAAAAGAGTATTTGCCGTTTGCATCTGTCACGGTGTGATCCAAAATTGTTTTGCCTGTGCTGTCCAACAGGTCAACAGTGATGCCTTTTGCACCGATATCGCCAGTATCTTTTACACCATTGCCATTACTATCTAAAAACACAGTTCCATTAAGAATTGAAGCATGGACTAAGCCAGCGTCTACATAGGAAACTGATTGACCTTGTGCAACTGAAATTACGCTGCTCAGACCTGTGGTGGAATTAGCATCGTCGCTTAGAGTGGTCGCAGAACCCGGTTTGCCTGAGTTGTCATCACTATAATAGTAGTTGGCTGGTGTAATGAATTTAACTGTGTAATTGCCAGCATTTAGTCCGGTAAATTCGTAATAGCCTGCAGCTCCAGTTACTGGGTCATTGCTGGTAACAGTGGTAGCAATTACTTTGGTACCAGTGCTATCCATTAATTCAACGGTAACGCCGTTAAGTAGGGGTGCTGTTCCAGTAGGTGCGCTGCCTGTACATAAAGTATCCTGCCAAACTGTGCCATCGATTTTACCTGAACCTACTTCGACCAGTAGCGGTTGGCTAATGGTGCCAGCAGGTAGTGAAATGGCACTGTTAGCAGTACCAGGTTGCAGCACGATGGTGGCATTGGCGTTGGTGAGTAATTCTGAAGCCGCGCCTGCAGCAATGGCCGTTTTAGCAAATCCAGCAATGGCGTCAGCTGCTGATTGTAAAAATGCACTTGGATTATTATTGGTTAGTAAATCTAATTCGGCTGCAGAGGTATATTCTGCAGGAGTCAATCCTTCAATTTCCCAAATTGCCGCTTGTATTTCACCAAAAGTGTAACCAGCGCCATTGTTAGCACTTGCATATTGGCTGTCGGTGTTGAAGTTGTGCTCAACGATCCAGTTGATTTCTTGAATTTGTGTTTCAGTCAACGGAATTTGTACTGCTGGTGCGCTTTCGCCCAATGCGCTGGCTGCTTGATAGGTATCTGTGTCATTGCCAGTGTAGCCAGCATAAGCTGTTGCGTTTGTATAAATGGAATGTACAGATGAATTGCCGTAGTAGGTGGTCAGATTGATATTAAGGCAAAAAGTTCCATAGGTGTAACCATTAGCTAGTTGCGGAACATTGCTATTAGAAATAGTTATGTAGAGAAAGCTTGGATCTAATACAGGGCCGCCAGCATATTGTGTCTCTGTGTTTCCATAGATGGTACTAGTAACATCAGCTGCTA contains:
- a CDS encoding SdrD B-like domain-containing protein, with protein sequence MSINTLGTLAADVTSTIYGNTETQYAGGPVLDPSFLYITISNSNVPQLANGYTYGTFCLNINLTTYYGNSSVHSIYTNATAYAGYTGNDTDTYQAASALGESAPAVQIPLTETQIQEINWIVEHNFNTDSQYASANNGAGYTFGEIQAAIWEIEGLTPAEYTSAAELDLLTNNNPSAFLQSAADAIAGFAKTAIAAGAASELLTNANATIVLQPGTANSAISLPAGTISQPLLVEVGSGKIDGTVWQDTLCTGSAPTGTAPLLNGVTVELMDSTGTKVIATTVTSNDPVTGAAGYYEFTGLNAGNYTVKFITPANYYYSDDNSGKPGSATTLSDDANSTTGLSSVISVAQGQSVSYVDAGLVHASILNGTVFLDSNGNGVKDTGDIGAKGITVDLLDSTGKTILDHTVTDANGKYSFTEAPGTYIIEVIAPKGDDFTQPTTAGASGSIVSQVDDNGYSTTITTCGTTTTTNAGITPCTVNLGGEIWNDTNGNGLINAPCEKGMSGIQVTLVGTGASAGFTPITVTTDSTGHYKFANVAWGTYIVEMNVPKGESLTLANVGGSANADNNSEFTYQTILGTTNLISNGSFETGNLSGWSDPSGHAHVVTASSQGLTGATGADVLELQGVGQFSCWSSWFGGSACSSDYVTQNVATTAGQTYQLSFDAAENYCSTHAAAASIEVLWGGNVIGTINPTSSTFHTYTFNVTAGSGTSSTLEFLEQGTATTGGAFCCSSQNTNSSAFIDNVHLVSVNTLAETGTITVNSCNDNLNINGGLTNCHVKGNVWVDNCHTGVYDSGHDTNYCGETVKLEKCINNVYQVVATTTSDCHGNYDFGNLDCGKYEVVSQCASGYGFTTQNACQTPTAITSCVDTTGCSHEIDLCASQQYYTANIGVCHTSYCW